The sequence below is a genomic window from Gammaproteobacteria bacterium.
TGAATATGAGCAATTAATATCATTAGCGGATACTGAGGAAAGGCAACAGTTTGCACAGATGGGTGATGAGCTGGATCGGGTTCGTTCTATACAGGCGGATGCTATTGCGGGTATTACCGGTAGTTTTTTGGGGCTGGATGCACAGTCAAAAGAACAGACAGATATGGTGATGCGGTTGATTGACTTGTTGACGGGGAAAAATTCAGATGATGGCAAAGGCTTTAAGGAGGAAGTGACTGAAATCATGTCGATTTTCGTTGATAGTATACAAAAAATGAGTGATGGCTCAATGCGATTAGTGAGTGATATTCATACTATGAATGGAAATATTGAGGCTATTGAAAGACTCCTGAGTGAGATCGATGGTATTAGTTCTCAGACTAATCTGTTGGCATTGAATGCCTCCATCGAGGCAGCCCGTGCCGGTGAGGCTGGACGGGGTTTTGCCGTCGTCGCTGATGAAATTAGAACGCTTTCTCAGCGCAGTGATCAGTTTAGTGCCGAGGTCAGGAGCAATCACCAGGAGATCGAGCATACGATGCAGGCAGTGAAGACGGTGGTAGGAAGTATTGCCTCGAATGATCTGACCTTGACCATGAAATCCAGAAATCGAATGGATGAAATCATGCTTGAGATGGAGCAGGAAAGCCTCAGTGTTAGCGAAGAATTGCAGCAGGTGTCTACAATATCCGAGGCCATTAGTCATGATGTTGGTATGGCATTACAGTCAATGCAGTTTGAGGATATAAGCAATCAGCTTATTGGGCACTTACAAAAAAGAGTGGATACCCTGTGTAGTTTTTCCGGTGCTCATGCCTTGTTAAGAGATGAGGTTGGTGTGGTAAGAAGTAAGAATGCCAGCCTTGATTTGAATGATTATCTGGAGCGGTTGCGTGCAGCTATGCAGGTGGCTCACGGCTTCTCCGATAAGACAGCGCATAATCCTGTGCATCAGACGGGTATGGATAACGGTGAGGTTGAATTGTTTTGATGAAAACAATATTGATTGTTGATGACGAGCCCTCAGTACGAAAAATGCTACAGAGGATGTTGGCAACGGCGACCCATAAGGTGCTGGAAGCCGGAAACGGTATTGAGGCGGAGGCACTTATTGTAAGTAATGAAGTGGATCTGCTGATTACCGATATTGTCATGCCAGAGAAACATGGTATTGATCTGATTATGACGCTTAAGGAAAAATTACCGGAGCTACCGATTATCGCAATATCAGGTGGTGGCGGTGTGACAGGACGTTTTGATTATTTAGAAGTTGCTGCCCTGGTCGGGGCAAGAAATGTTTTGAGAAAACCCTTTCAGGCTGATGAGCTGCGTCAACTGGTTGATGAGATTATTACTTAGGTGCTGATATGAGTTTAGTGAATGATTTTTTATTAAAAAACCCGGCATTGATGTCTTCTTCTCTGGAGGCGACACCGGAAGGTATTGTTATTACTGACAGGCTTGGGGTTATTTTATGGGTTAATCCTGCCTATGAAAAGATGACCGGTTATGAGCTGGCTGAGGTCGAAGGGAAAACACCTCGTGTTTTGAAGTCAGGCAAGCAGGATGTAGGTTTTTATAAAAATCTTTGGGATACGATTATTAAGGGAGATATCTGGAGTGGAAATCTCTGGAACAAGAGAAAGGATGGTTCAATTTATATAGAAGAACAGACCATCACACCGGTTTCTGCTGGTGATGGTGAAATTACTCATTATATTGCAATCAAGCGTGATATTACGCAGCAACATGAGTTGCAGAAACATTTTCAGCGTGCGCAAAAGATCGAGGCCATTGGTCAGTTAACCGGTAGTATTGCGCATAATTTTAACAATAAACTGGCGACAATACTGGGCTATGCCGAACTCGGTAAGGAATGGTGTGAACAGTCGGGTAATAGTGAGCTTAAAGATTATCTGGATGAGATCTATATGGCAGGCTCTGCTGCCAGTGATCTGGTTAAGCAGATGGTGGCGTTTAGTCAGAATAGTGCGGAAAGTCACCAATTGGTTCAGTTGCCTGCAATCATCAAGGAGTCATTGAAGGTATTAACATCCGTATTACCATCATCGGTGCGTATTCAGTTGGATATGCCGGATAATACCAAACAGGTTCGTGTTGATCCGGTGCATATTCATCAGATGCTAATTATTTTAATAACCAATGCCTGTGATGCGATGAATGAGAAAGGTCATATTGAACTGGGAGTTCGATTGTATACGGCAGAGGATGCCTTTTGTGCCTCCTGTGAAAGTCGTATTGTGGGTGATTTTGTCGAGCTGTATGTGCGGGATACCGGGAAGGGTATAACTCAGTATGATAGGCAACGTATCTTTATGCCTTTTTATACAACCGATGAAATGTCGGGTAAGACAGGTATGGGTCTGTCGGCATTGCATGGCGTTCTGCATGAGCAGGGTGGGCATATTATAGTGGAGTCAGTGGCGGGCGAGTATTCATTATTCCGTCTGCTATTTCCGGTAGCGTCGCCTGAGGCAGAAGGCGAAGTGGAAGCTGAGGTCTCTTCGCAGGTGGTTGACCCTATATATCAATCAGAGGCTCGTATCCTGGTGGTGGATGATGAAGTGGCGCTGGCTGAATTTATTGCCGAAGTGCTTGGTCATCATGGTTATCGGGTCCATCTGGAATATGATAGTAAGTCTGCATTGAACCATTTTAGCCATCATATTGATGATTATGACCTGTTGATTGCCGATCAGGATATGCCTTATATGACGGGAATTGAACTGGCTCAGGAGGTGTTGGCATTGCGTGGGAATATCCCTGTGATCCTGA
It includes:
- a CDS encoding PAS domain S-box protein, with amino-acid sequence MSLVNDFLLKNPALMSSSLEATPEGIVITDRLGVILWVNPAYEKMTGYELAEVEGKTPRVLKSGKQDVGFYKNLWDTIIKGDIWSGNLWNKRKDGSIYIEEQTITPVSAGDGEITHYIAIKRDITQQHELQKHFQRAQKIEAIGQLTGSIAHNFNNKLATILGYAELGKEWCEQSGNSELKDYLDEIYMAGSAASDLVKQMVAFSQNSAESHQLVQLPAIIKESLKVLTSVLPSSVRIQLDMPDNTKQVRVDPVHIHQMLIILITNACDAMNEKGHIELGVRLYTAEDAFCASCESRIVGDFVELYVRDTGKGITQYDRQRIFMPFYTTDEMSGKTGMGLSALHGVLHEQGGHIIVESVAGEYSLFRLLFPVASPEAEGEVEAEVSSQVVDPIYQSEARILVVDDEVALAEFIAEVLGHHGYRVHLEYDSKSALNHFSHHIDDYDLLIADQDMPYMTGIELAQEVLALRGNIPVILMTGYSDKQYEGVQGIDSVLYKPFQSSDLLKNIDKLV
- a CDS encoding response regulator; its protein translation is MKTILIVDDEPSVRKMLQRMLATATHKVLEAGNGIEAEALIVSNEVDLLITDIVMPEKHGIDLIMTLKEKLPELPIIAISGGGGVTGRFDYLEVAALVGARNVLRKPFQADELRQLVDEIIT